From Arcobacter sp. CECT 8983, the proteins below share one genomic window:
- a CDS encoding AraC family transcriptional regulator, which yields MGKILENILFENVKSSNDDFTKHYHDTYTIGLTYEGVLKSYNSYQSYNSYEYSIRINNPGEVHGGKSEKWSHVNFYPTIELISDIYEQMFYEKKVPIFERHIIENRTLFIKLHNFFTTYFKNNNSMIIETLLIDALSELILSNTLYTKEYKKIFEDKKIVKDTYEYIKDSIDTNFSLDTLALNVNLSKYHFLRLFKKEFGLTPHAFIINERLNQANNLIKQGLSISEASVKVGFNDQSHFGRNFKKYFGYSPSYLKK from the coding sequence ATGGGCAAAATATTAGAAAATATACTATTTGAAAATGTAAAATCCTCAAATGACGACTTTACTAAACATTATCATGATACCTACACAATAGGTCTAACCTATGAAGGTGTACTAAAATCATATAATTCTTACCAGTCATATAACTCTTATGAATATTCTATTAGAATAAATAATCCAGGAGAAGTTCATGGAGGTAAATCCGAAAAGTGGTCCCATGTAAATTTTTATCCAACAATTGAACTTATATCAGATATCTATGAACAAATGTTTTATGAAAAAAAAGTTCCAATTTTTGAAAGACATATTATTGAAAATAGAACACTTTTTATAAAACTTCATAATTTTTTCACTACTTACTTTAAAAATAATAATTCAATGATAATAGAAACACTTCTTATTGATGCTTTATCTGAATTAATACTTTCAAATACTTTATATACAAAAGAGTATAAAAAAATATTTGAAGATAAAAAAATAGTAAAAGATACATACGAATATATAAAAGACTCAATAGATACAAACTTTTCCCTTGATACTCTTGCTTTAAATGTAAATTTGAGTAAATATCATTTTCTAAGACTTTTTAAAAAAGAGTTTGGGCTTACACCCCATGCATTTATCATAAATGAAAGACTAAATCAAGCAAATAATCTTATAAAACAAGGTTTATCAATAAGTGAAGCTAGTGTAAAAGTAGGATTTAATGATCAATCTCATTTTGGACGAAACTTCAAAAAATATTTTGGATACTCACCTTCATATTTAAAAAAGTAA
- a CDS encoding copper chaperone PCu(A)C, giving the protein MKKTLLGLLVIASALFASSIEVKNSYVRATPPGLPNSAAFMTVINNTDKDVAIVKASSPVSKVVELHTHDMKDGVMKMYQVPKIDVTSKSQTVLKPGGFHIMLIGLYNPLKVGENVELTLELSNGETKTITAPVKTVMGGMKHHGNHKDMQNGMKN; this is encoded by the coding sequence ATGAAAAAAACTCTACTTGGATTATTAGTAATAGCTTCTGCTTTATTTGCTTCATCTATTGAAGTTAAAAACTCTTATGTGAGAGCTACACCTCCAGGATTACCAAACTCTGCTGCATTTATGACAGTTATTAATAATACAGATAAAGATGTTGCAATTGTTAAAGCCTCATCACCAGTATCAAAGGTTGTTGAACTACATACACATGACATGAAAGATGGTGTTATGAAAATGTATCAAGTTCCAAAGATTGATGTAACTTCAAAATCACAAACTGTTTTAAAACCAGGTGGTTTTCATATTATGTTAATTGGATTATACAATCCTTTAAAAGTAGGTGAAAATGTTGAATTAACATTAGAATTATCTAATGGAGAAACAAAAACTATCACAGCTCCTGTTAAAACTGTGATGGGTGGAATGAAACACCATGGAAATCATAAAGATATGCAAAATGGAATGAAAAACTAA
- a CDS encoding cupin, translated as MQKFNIYDKIEYSEEKVLITPMFDDENRKEIRIVFTKNQIMKDHKTKFPITVEIVEGSIDFGVKEEVFSLVKGDIVALDGDIMHNLKANENSVVRLSLSKNDTTNRVKGVLKL; from the coding sequence ATGCAAAAGTTTAATATTTATGACAAGATAGAATATAGTGAGGAAAAAGTTTTAATAACTCCTATGTTTGATGATGAAAATAGAAAAGAAATAAGAATAGTCTTTACAAAAAATCAAATAATGAAAGACCACAAAACAAAGTTTCCAATTACTGTTGAAATAGTTGAAGGTTCTATTGATTTTGGAGTAAAGGAAGAGGTTTTTTCTTTAGTAAAAGGTGATATTGTTGCTTTAGATGGTGATATTATGCATAATCTAAAAGCAAATGAAAATTCAGTTGTAAGATTAAGTTTATCAAAAAATGATACTACAAATAGAGTAAAAGGTGTTTTAAAACTTTAA
- a CDS encoding nickel/cobalt transporter codes for MQTLINKFFLFLFISSSALYGCAICTIYSPETKFYVEVDASPKKINTAKVTWVLTREFTDSLKDVYDKNANNFFDKNELELIEQAIYDYVVPRNYLVQLSYSKTLDKESFLPINVNKRNVYIKNSILHFDYTIDLNFEVKDEHVLYFRLSDDENYFVLVHFDKLSKINKIEDVKTTKIATRDELIFNFTLEGALAQKPTYEKNVKQIKQTEKEIAKQNLYEESDKEKNQSILKDFVKKVKYYLVRIENGDNLALLMLLVVSFVYGVIHALGPGHGKSLAFSYFMANKSSYTKAFIISQASAFIHIIGAMILVIVSIFILQSVLNSFVNDSVEILTKFSSVLIMALALFILYRKIKNKGCSCSSCCSTSTKTTKSPWSTSKPKTTNSLKPNFMKQDWYFVITSGLIPCPGTVVLFIYAFVLKTYFAVILASIAISFGMGLVIFASSFLGISVKNLSEKSHKVTYALEIIAPIVMFILGIFLFLNAQIF; via the coding sequence TTGCAAACTCTTATAAATAAATTCTTTTTATTTTTATTTATTTCAAGTAGTGCACTTTATGGGTGCGCTATTTGTACTATTTATTCTCCTGAAACAAAATTCTATGTTGAAGTAGATGCTTCACCTAAAAAAATAAATACTGCAAAAGTTACTTGGGTATTAACAAGAGAATTCACCGACTCATTAAAAGATGTTTATGATAAAAATGCAAACAATTTTTTTGATAAAAATGAATTAGAACTTATTGAACAAGCTATTTATGATTATGTTGTTCCTAGAAATTATTTGGTTCAACTTTCTTATTCAAAAACTTTAGATAAAGAGAGTTTTCTTCCTATAAACGTAAATAAAAGAAATGTTTATATTAAAAACTCAATTTTACATTTTGATTATACTATTGATTTGAATTTTGAGGTAAAAGATGAGCATGTTTTATATTTTAGGCTTAGTGATGATGAAAACTATTTTGTTTTAGTGCATTTTGATAAGTTATCAAAAATTAATAAAATTGAAGATGTTAAAACAACAAAAATAGCAACTAGGGATGAATTGATTTTTAATTTCACCCTTGAAGGTGCACTTGCCCAAAAGCCTACATACGAAAAAAATGTTAAACAAATAAAACAAACAGAAAAAGAAATAGCAAAACAAAATCTATATGAAGAATCAGATAAAGAAAAGAATCAATCTATTTTAAAAGATTTTGTTAAAAAAGTTAAATACTATCTTGTAAGAATTGAAAATGGTGATAACTTAGCTTTACTTATGCTTTTAGTTGTTTCTTTTGTTTATGGAGTTATTCATGCTTTAGGTCCTGGACATGGAAAGTCTTTAGCTTTTTCATATTTTATGGCAAACAAAAGTTCATATACTAAAGCTTTTATAATTTCTCAAGCTAGTGCTTTTATTCATATAATTGGAGCCATGATTTTAGTTATAGTTTCGATTTTTATTTTGCAGTCAGTTTTAAATAGTTTTGTAAATGACTCAGTGGAAATTTTAACAAAGTTCTCTTCTGTGCTTATTATGGCTTTAGCCCTTTTTATTTTATATAGAAAAATCAAAAATAAAGGTTGTTCTTGTAGCTCTTGTTGTTCTACTTCTACTAAAACAACTAAAAGTCCTTGGAGTACTAGTAAACCAAAAACAACAAATAGTTTAAAGCCAAACTTTATGAAGCAAGACTGGTATTTTGTAATAACTTCAGGACTTATTCCTTGTCCAGGTACGGTAGTATTGTTTATTTATGCTTTTGTTTTAAAAACTTATTTTGCTGTAATTTTAGCTTCCATTGCCATTAGTTTTGGAATGGGTCTTGTGATTTTTGCAAGTTCATTTTTAGGTATTAGTGTAAAAAATTTAAGTGAAAAATCTCATAAAGTTACATATGCTTTAGAGATTATTGCTCCAATAGTGATGTTTATCTTAGGAATCTTTCTATTTTTAAATGCTCAGATTTTTTAA
- a CDS encoding DMT family transporter, producing MTESNKNIFYILMFFAMLGWGGSWVNIKVLSSYINEYDVMFFRYIITAVTMIPIMLVLRKSFKIDLKSFLIVIVASAILVAYMKYFYLGTKLGTASLGGAFVTTLIPINTFLILAIFGSKKIFKKDYFALTLGALGVLTMLNVWSAHLDEVFVIHNLYFILASILWPLLTITSSKATKISPIVFTFYLYIVSSFMATFFMDFTTIAYEKFDSIFYINLFAITIFASTFANTIFFLGIEKLGAANVSSFIFLVPFAAITLSALFLKENITVSIIIGTIMTIIAVKILNNIKIYKKKKVEL from the coding sequence ATGACTGAATCAAATAAAAATATATTTTATATCTTAATGTTCTTTGCCATGCTTGGCTGGGGTGGCTCGTGGGTAAACATAAAAGTTTTAAGCTCTTATATAAACGAATATGATGTAATGTTTTTTAGATATATCATTACTGCTGTTACGATGATTCCTATTATGCTAGTACTTAGAAAATCTTTTAAAATTGATTTAAAAAGTTTTCTTATCGTTATTGTAGCTTCAGCAATACTTGTTGCTTATATGAAATATTTTTATCTTGGTACTAAATTAGGAACTGCTAGTTTAGGTGGGGCATTTGTAACTACACTTATTCCTATTAATACTTTTTTAATACTTGCAATATTTGGAAGTAAAAAGATATTCAAAAAAGACTATTTTGCATTAACTTTAGGAGCATTAGGTGTTTTAACAATGTTAAATGTTTGGAGTGCACATTTAGATGAAGTTTTTGTTATTCATAATTTATATTTTATTTTAGCCTCAATTCTTTGGCCTCTTCTTACAATAACAAGTTCAAAAGCTACAAAGATATCACCAATTGTTTTTACTTTTTATCTATATATAGTAAGTAGTTTTATGGCTACTTTCTTTATGGATTTTACAACTATTGCTTATGAGAAATTTGATTCAATATTTTATATAAATCTTTTTGCAATCACTATTTTTGCATCAACGTTTGCAAATACTATTTTCTTTTTAGGTATAGAAAAACTAGGAGCTGCAAATGTTAGTAGCTTTATATTTTTAGTTCCCTTTGCCGCAATTACACTAAGTGCACTATTTTTAAAAGAAAACATCACTGTTTCAATTATTATTGGAACAATCATGACTATAATTGCAGTAAAGATTTTAAATAATATAAAAATATACAAAAAGAAAAAAGTTGAACTCTAG
- a CDS encoding Crp/Fnr family transcriptional regulator, with the protein MKEFEFYKNLTDEEKRYILDNSKYIEIEKNFTLFNQGDICTDILFLEEGSVELLIYADIGEVIPLYEIKKGEQCIVNVSSTISNTPAIATAQTTTQIKGWLIPAKIVQELMIKSPTYQQYIFSLFSVKFTALTTLIEDIKFKRLDSRIISLLKKENNNIIQITHEEIASKLGTSRVVVSRVLKELENKKIVKLHRKKIELLNNVT; encoded by the coding sequence TTGAAAGAGTTTGAGTTTTATAAAAATCTAACTGATGAAGAGAAAAGATATATTCTTGATAACTCAAAATATATTGAAATTGAAAAAAACTTTACACTATTTAATCAAGGGGATATTTGCACAGATATCCTTTTTTTAGAAGAAGGTTCAGTTGAACTATTGATTTATGCAGATATAGGTGAAGTTATTCCTTTATATGAAATAAAAAAAGGTGAGCAGTGTATAGTTAATGTATCAAGTACAATATCAAATACACCTGCAATTGCAACCGCACAAACAACAACTCAAATCAAAGGCTGGTTGATTCCTGCAAAAATAGTTCAAGAACTAATGATAAAATCTCCTACTTATCAACAATATATTTTTTCTTTATTCTCTGTAAAATTTACTGCCTTAACTACATTAATTGAAGATATAAAATTCAAAAGACTAGACTCAAGAATAATAAGCTTACTAAAAAAAGAGAATAATAATATTATTCAAATAACCCATGAAGAAATAGCAAGTAAACTAGGTACTTCAAGAGTAGTTGTTTCAAGAGTATTAAAAGAACTAGAAAATAAAAAGATAGTAAAACTTCACAGAAAAAAAATAGAACTTTTAAATAATGTAACATAA
- a CDS encoding metal ABC transporter solute-binding protein, Zn/Mn family: MKNIFIAFFALSAILLAKEVTVSIVPQEFFVKKIAGDKVNVNVMVKPGASPATYEPKVSQMKRLAQSEIYFAIGVPFENAWLEKFENANKSMKIVDTSEGIEKLEMQAHSHHDHDEHLSKHEENGNTHHDHEDEHAHHDHDKDEHEHAHHDHEEHDHDGHKEESEHHGHEHTGLDPHIWLEPTLVKNQAKIIYRELVKIDPENEEFYKKNLQTFLVELESLDAQIKAILKKYEHKAFMVFHPSWGYFAKKYHLEQIAIEIEGKEPKPSQLVELIEEAKKHDIKVVFVAPQFSKKGAKTISSTIKANVVTIDPLSKNWDKNLLKVAKEIANSYK; encoded by the coding sequence ATGAAAAATATTTTTATAGCTTTTTTTGCATTGTCTGCAATATTGTTAGCTAAAGAAGTTACTGTAAGTATAGTTCCTCAGGAATTTTTTGTAAAGAAAATAGCAGGAGATAAGGTAAATGTAAATGTTATGGTTAAGCCAGGAGCTTCTCCTGCTACTTATGAACCAAAAGTATCACAAATGAAAAGATTAGCACAGTCAGAAATTTATTTTGCAATTGGCGTTCCTTTTGAAAATGCTTGGTTAGAAAAGTTTGAGAATGCAAATAAAAGTATGAAAATTGTTGATACTTCAGAAGGCATTGAAAAATTAGAAATGCAAGCTCATTCTCACCATGACCATGATGAGCATTTATCTAAGCATGAAGAAAATGGGAATACTCATCACGACCATGAAGATGAACATGCACACCATGACCACGATAAAGATGAACATGAACATGCACACCATGACCATGAAGAGCATGATCATGATGGACATAAAGAAGAATCAGAGCACCATGGACATGAACATACAGGACTTGACCCTCATATTTGGTTAGAACCGACATTAGTTAAAAATCAAGCAAAAATTATCTATAGAGAATTAGTTAAAATAGACCCAGAAAATGAAGAGTTTTATAAAAAAAATTTACAAACTTTCTTAGTAGAGTTAGAGTCTTTAGATGCTCAGATAAAAGCTATTTTGAAAAAATATGAGCATAAGGCATTTATGGTATTCCACCCATCATGGGGATATTTTGCTAAAAAGTATCATTTAGAGCAAATAGCAATTGAAATTGAAGGGAAAGAACCAAAACCTTCTCAATTAGTTGAGCTAATTGAAGAAGCAAAAAAACATGATATAAAAGTTGTATTTGTAGCTCCACAGTTTTCTAAAAAAGGTGCAAAAACTATATCAAGTACTATTAAAGCAAATGTAGTTACAATTGACCCATTATCAAAAAACTGGGATAAAAATCTATTAAAAGTAGCAAAAGAAATTGCAAACTCTTATAAATAA
- a CDS encoding DUF2892 domain-containing protein has product MNKNVGNIDRALRIVVGLVIIVAGFIMNSWLGLIGLIPLATGIIRWCPLYCPFKINTCGSSCNKE; this is encoded by the coding sequence ATGAACAAAAATGTTGGAAATATAGATAGAGCACTTAGAATAGTAGTTGGACTTGTAATAATCGTAGCTGGTTTTATCATGAACAGTTGGCTTGGACTTATTGGCTTAATACCTCTTGCAACAGGTATTATTAGATGGTGTCCACTTTATTGTCCTTTTAAAATCAATACTTGTGGTTCATCTTGCAATAAAGAATAA
- a CDS encoding Fur family transcriptional regulator, which translates to MNIEKIANKSNVKLTTARRAILEILINTKRPLCYEDIKDELKMDKATFYRNISIFEDQNIITSFESNDRKRYFEFQKSEHSHFICTSCSKIECIHESPFFNLVGYKIDNIVIKGICPNCLKKGN; encoded by the coding sequence ATGAACATAGAAAAAATAGCTAACAAATCTAATGTAAAATTAACAACAGCTAGAAGAGCAATTCTAGAAATACTTATTAATACTAAACGTCCGCTATGTTATGAAGACATAAAAGATGAATTAAAAATGGATAAAGCTACATTTTATAGAAATATTTCTATTTTCGAAGATCAAAATATTATTACTTCTTTCGAATCAAATGATAGAAAAAGATATTTTGAGTTTCAAAAAAGTGAGCATTCACACTTTATTTGTACTAGTTGTTCAAAAATAGAGTGTATTCATGAAAGCCCATTTTTCAATTTAGTAGGATATAAAATAGATAATATTGTTATAAAGGGTATCTGCCCAAATTGTTTAAAAAAAGGAAATTAA
- a CDS encoding PLP-dependent transferase: protein MNKNYFNHISCGQTLPVKNVHAVSVSMPNIQDVIDYEEQTPEILEVIKSGYPRFILHPYLKKLACYIKEKYKVSDAYEVVLLSSQRAVKLVSDKYYIHNKIDIDEPFGVILVQNGTCQLQRVLTYIQHVGCNLSSRLAESYLYERVLIKEIHKETLEKEENAKDIIISTLANAYKQPFENIHLAPSGMNAMYSAIRGINSIQAKNGRTVLIQLGWLYLDTMNIINHHNQESKSFPHLNRLDLLEEYLKENGLRVSAIVTELPTNPLLKCLDIKKLRELCDKYNIPLIIDTTFATPFNLDLTAYADIFVESLTKFACGNADVLMGAVILNKKHVLSHMNWEFFKHCEPVHIKEMQRLAYEIKDYKERVKAISTNTKKLVSYLENSDLIKKVYHCMDEENKELYSQTIIDDNSYCGVISIEFTKPLTQTYDKLNFAKGPSLGTEFTLLMPYTYLAHYDLIITESGRKHLEEVNLPVDLIRISVGVEPIEEIINEFKKLES from the coding sequence ATGAATAAAAACTATTTCAATCATATTTCTTGTGGGCAAACATTACCTGTAAAAAATGTTCATGCAGTTTCTGTTTCTATGCCAAATATTCAAGATGTGATTGATTATGAAGAACAAACACCTGAAATTTTAGAAGTTATAAAAAGTGGTTATCCAAGGTTTATACTTCATCCATATTTAAAAAAACTTGCCTGTTATATAAAAGAAAAGTACAAAGTAAGTGATGCATATGAAGTAGTACTTTTAAGTTCACAAAGAGCCGTTAAACTTGTAAGTGATAAATATTATATTCACAATAAAATAGATATAGATGAACCCTTTGGAGTAATTTTAGTTCAAAATGGAACTTGCCAGTTACAAAGAGTTTTAACTTATATTCAACATGTTGGTTGTAATCTTTCTTCAAGGCTAGCAGAAAGTTATCTTTATGAAAGAGTTTTAATAAAAGAGATTCATAAAGAAACTCTAGAAAAAGAAGAAAATGCAAAAGATATAATTATTTCTACTTTAGCTAATGCATATAAACAACCATTTGAAAATATACACTTAGCACCTTCAGGAATGAATGCTATGTACAGTGCAATAAGAGGAATAAATTCAATTCAAGCAAAAAATGGAAGAACTGTTTTAATTCAATTAGGATGGTTATATCTTGATACTATGAATATAATAAATCATCATAATCAAGAATCAAAAAGTTTTCCTCATCTTAATAGACTTGATTTATTAGAAGAGTATTTAAAAGAAAATGGTTTAAGAGTTAGTGCTATAGTTACAGAACTTCCAACAAACCCTTTACTAAAATGCCTTGATATAAAAAAACTTAGAGAGCTTTGTGATAAGTATAATATTCCATTGATTATTGATACAACATTTGCTACGCCTTTCAACCTTGATTTAACTGCCTATGCAGATATCTTTGTAGAATCACTCACAAAATTTGCTTGTGGAAATGCAGATGTTTTAATGGGAGCAGTTATTTTAAATAAAAAACATGTTCTTTCACATATGAATTGGGAGTTTTTTAAACACTGTGAACCAGTACATATAAAAGAGATGCAAAGATTAGCATATGAGATAAAAGATTATAAAGAAAGAGTAAAAGCTATTTCAACAAATACTAAAAAGCTTGTTTCATACCTTGAAAATTCTGACTTAATAAAAAAAGTTTATCACTGTATGGATGAAGAAAATAAAGAGCTTTATTCTCAAACAATTATTGATGATAATTCATATTGTGGAGTTATTTCAATTGAATTTACAAAGCCTTTAACTCAAACTTATGATAAATTAAATTTTGCAAAAGGACCAAGCCTAGGAACAGAGTTCACACTTCTTATGCCCTATACTTATCTTGCACACTATGATTTAATTATTACAGAAAGTGGAAGAAAACATTTAGAAGAAGTTAATTTACCAGTAGATTTAATTCGTATTTCTGTAGGAGTTGAACCCATTGAAGAGATAATCAATGAGTTTAAAAAGTTAGAATCATAA
- the nhaA gene encoding Na+/H+ antiporter NhaA — protein MIQPLITLEKFINKEALSGILLFVATLAAVIVANSSLGQAYYDLWHLPLGINIGEIKVSMTLTYWIDDALMALFFLMVGLEIKREMLIGELSTIKKASFPLIAAVGGMVIPALIYVSLNPSNPLGFGVPMATDIAFALGILMLLGKRVNPALKLFLVALAVVDDLGAVLVVATVYTSDIQTQYFLHAGIIYALIWILNKRGVTNLLPYLILGIALWVYIHAIGIHATIAGVLLAFAIPISSKIDEKEFIKETRQSVDDFEKNMDKVPVLNHHQIDALETIGYGYDKVQNPLVRLEHNLHGLSAFFIMPLFAFSNAGVLIDFSTVHANLAIVLGVVLGLVIGKPIGILGFTYLAHKFKIVKKPDTISWSEILAVGFIAGIGFTMSIFITHLAFVSEEVISAVKLGVFAASFIAAVIGVILLLRVKIN, from the coding sequence ATGATTCAACCATTGATTACTTTAGAAAAGTTTATCAATAAAGAAGCCTTAAGTGGAATCTTATTATTTGTTGCAACTCTTGCAGCTGTAATTGTTGCTAATTCAAGTCTTGGACAAGCTTATTATGACCTTTGGCACTTACCTCTTGGAATTAATATTGGAGAAATAAAAGTCTCTATGACTTTAACTTATTGGATTGATGATGCATTAATGGCATTATTCTTTTTAATGGTTGGTTTAGAAATAAAAAGAGAAATGTTAATTGGAGAACTTTCAACTATAAAAAAAGCTTCTTTCCCGTTAATTGCAGCAGTTGGTGGTATGGTAATTCCAGCTCTTATTTATGTTTCTTTAAACCCTAGTAATCCCTTAGGTTTTGGTGTTCCAATGGCAACAGATATAGCTTTTGCCCTTGGTATATTAATGCTTTTAGGTAAAAGAGTAAATCCTGCACTAAAACTTTTTTTAGTTGCCTTAGCAGTAGTTGATGATTTAGGTGCTGTTTTAGTTGTAGCAACTGTTTACACAAGTGATATTCAAACTCAATACTTCTTGCATGCGGGTATTATATATGCACTTATTTGGATTTTAAATAAAAGAGGAGTAACTAACCTTTTACCTTATCTTATATTAGGTATTGCTCTTTGGGTTTACATACATGCAATTGGTATCCATGCAACTATCGCTGGTGTTTTATTAGCCTTTGCCATTCCTATTAGTTCAAAAATAGATGAAAAAGAATTTATCAAAGAAACTAGACAATCAGTAGATGACTTTGAAAAAAACATGGATAAAGTCCCAGTTTTAAATCATCACCAAATTGATGCTTTAGAAACTATCGGTTATGGTTATGATAAAGTTCAAAATCCTCTTGTAAGATTAGAACATAACTTACATGGCTTATCAGCATTTTTTATTATGCCTTTATTTGCATTCTCAAATGCAGGGGTTTTAATAGATTTCTCAACAGTTCATGCTAACTTAGCAATTGTTTTAGGTGTAGTACTTGGTCTAGTTATTGGTAAGCCTATTGGGATTTTAGGGTTTACTTATTTAGCCCATAAATTTAAGATTGTTAAAAAACCAGATACTATTTCTTGGAGTGAGATTTTAGCAGTTGGATTTATTGCTGGTATTGGATTTACAATGTCAATTTTCATTACTCACTTAGCCTTTGTAAGTGAAGAAGTTATTTCAGCAGTTAAACTTGGTGTATTTGCAGCTTCATTTATTGCCGCAGTTATTGGTGTGATTTTATTACTAAGAGTTAAAATAAATTAA
- a CDS encoding SCO family protein codes for MKTFFKLGIIFLVAVILISILKPFVEDYKESQKYDFTVNTIDGKISKDDFKGKALAIYFGYTYCPDVCPTSLSSLSQALKSFDENKTKDFVGLFISVDPNRDTLSNLKEYAKYFHKNFIGATSNKENIDDITKRYETYYEKISLDDSAMGYSVSHTSYIYLFDKDGKFKAKVDHFSDPSKIKESLETILK; via the coding sequence ATGAAAACATTTTTTAAATTAGGTATTATTTTTTTAGTTGCAGTAATATTGATTTCAATATTAAAACCTTTTGTTGAAGATTATAAAGAAAGTCAAAAATATGATTTTACTGTTAATACAATAGATGGGAAAATCTCAAAAGATGATTTTAAAGGAAAAGCTTTAGCAATTTATTTTGGATATACATATTGTCCTGATGTTTGCCCTACTTCATTAAGTTCATTATCTCAAGCATTAAAATCTTTTGATGAAAACAAAACAAAAGATTTTGTAGGTTTATTTATAAGTGTAGATCCCAATAGAGACACACTATCAAATCTAAAAGAGTATGCAAAATATTTTCATAAAAACTTTATTGGAGCAACTTCAAATAAAGAGAATATTGATGATATTACAAAAAGATATGAAACTTATTATGAAAAAATTTCTTTAGATGATTCAGCAATGGGTTACTCAGTTTCTCACACTTCATATATCTATCTTTTTGATAAAGATGGTAAATTTAAAGCTAAAGTTGATCACTTTTCAGACCCTAGTAAAATCAAAGAGAGTTTAGAAACTATTTTAAAGTAG